The following proteins come from a genomic window of Schistocerca gregaria isolate iqSchGreg1 chromosome X, iqSchGreg1.2, whole genome shotgun sequence:
- the LOC126298904 gene encoding vitellogenin-1-like isoform X1, with protein MWAVILLGLLVGATASEQPSLWKPGYEYVYNVTATSLTALNQLANQWSGLTYNVTLVARPRSPRELQLRIYNAIYSRIHANLSGGFDNPIPEEYLHWKPLRLSKAPFDVLYKDGEIVDMLVDCSLTDAEVNQLKALASMFQVDIDPEKGSIFKKYEQTVTGDCMTQYARTQIPRYFLQSEQKIDLPEIIDGKAKLIDVTKELNNSRCRDDRLYYFGLDEKPFNSSSAPSLAHSSNSRAIVANMSQNNYLLGYAESTEKIVVSPFFYNQQKGMIASTVRAVLTEHFRLRKVAQAPTPECRTGGLLYSHVDSSEGRAHLTESGSVEDREQQSDEALESSESAAASYEAPRRYRRAVSPYQQHLPEPEMKKPPHHPYEALFVAVGGKSVLYDRQVNASRVAISLARDIGEALYDPLLIAPKEALSKFPLLISLLRVFDEISLKRITEKLYSEQSPENPSSEYAWRAYYMALAQAGTGPALLNLIQIINEDMISGKAAAEAFAYIPEAARTPIPGYVKQVFKFATRDASDKYPLNITAILAATELIHLAQVSNVSNSRYPQDNYEDLLGEYNPEYVKQLEDKLRRAVEDAYSPNIQLYIRALGNIGHPDIVKVFKPYLEGRRPVSTFQRFMMVMSLDKLAEAYPEIAQNVFLQLFQNTGETHEIRCASALLLMATNPPASVLQKLAHFSNLDHNTQVKAAVKSIIQSAVSLLRPEDSELAVAAKSALNLLTTEEYGLDKSFGDISSAVVEDFDLAYKQLSAFIGSVDSYVHSAASVKLQKFHGPLISHRSEATSMVSSVRQLVSVLLNQTSESEPSSASDPARKLNIQRNVSEPLEGNILLDLFASKSFVAFDNTTIDLLKEFIQDELQDLRVGNSYNKTILANSASASIGLPSILGLPCNIKFDAPALVSIQVNATAEIHPDIEKLLSDPQQRLQSLSVKSEIQATYASQMSSKINIIFPLEKKVYESSLVQNLQVYVPVKLHISHNLPQNLTTIKVQPLDKNQKYPLVRASRAPTTAVWPAIPLINAGENRRIVHVRPLVQAQRVFGKDSTGMAFIVDYKSEAEFIDRKAAADHAKKFDVLSSVYFPWASDEIYYYNHTLYYAPEESSAKDVTIQIRALKKEYTKYFPGPESRSDEQSLESDDEEEPRSYRSMQRRHPKFHHKRAADSSDEDSYEQLVNQMKNRKLANADLFVKPLEQSLESFEKGILERGTTYILEMRVMFQQPRGGDYRLSLMHSRNTLRSVTLSDAEWWSKPARGRIYQASAEAIGLFPLLPEMNFEKAYNSNPNSTISFSYLSEYEGAKKSHIFAQLKAGRSERLKVQIGKSDIAKKCREQMREGNNILYACRNATEESGLLDYFSVKGSFNDLSLEFINSTYQVYSYARHLLYPFIYEKPDLRAAHQVTSGKFDGHLWFSPKWDSFNASLNVPALSTNFTNVRGWPKGKVQLWLPHPSRHVAEKLSRGYQHRYVAPACSLDKRNMTTFDNLTIPLELPECWTLILSLVPKPVYDEELSYVNVSVLAMQEQSGARKFKIQVGKHYIEQVSTKYIVVDRMKHNLRSDETTHVNVDGAVFAVGALLPSGSSWLSVPLYGLSLHYDGERALLLVNETYKDSARGLCGTYDGETVTDLTTPENCILKDPRHFVARYVIPETCQIDSVKRLQSEANNVPCYPHEVFPADNIIARQYPSPYRAAARSVDSDESSSSDEESDSRESRNYKSPGNLRPVKVVKALEHAGKLAFSVEKVKQCLPPLVADKVEWRKVPYHFINKTSAGLHWFQQVKKSPQNFDFSQKSKNAEIRTEVHLSCRQP; from the exons ATGTGGGCCGTGATCCTCTTGGGGCTCCTCG tcgGGGCAACTGCGTCCGAACAGCCAAGCC TATGGAAACCGGGATATGAATACGTGTACAACGTTACTGCCACAAGTTTGACCGCACTAAACCAGCTAGCAAACCAATGGAGTGGTCTAACCTACAATGTAACCCTGGTTGCCAGGCCGAGATCGCCGAGAGAGCTTCAGCTGCGG ATATACAACGCAATCTACAGCAGAATTCATGCAAATCTGTCTGGAGGATTTGACAATCCTATCCCAGAAGAATATTTGCATTGGAAGCCTCTGAGGCTATCGAAGGCTCCTTTCGACGTGCTCTACAAGGATGGAGAG ATCGTCGATATGCTCGTCGACTGTTCGCTCACTGATGCAGAAGTTAATCAGCTGAAAGCTCTAGCCAGTATGTTCCAAGTAGACATCGATCCAGAGAAAGGGTCGATATTTAAGAAGTACGAG CAAACTGTAACTGGAGACTGTATGACTCAATATGCCAGAACTCAGATTCCGAGGTACTTCCTCCAGAGTGAACAAAAGATTGATCTGCCCGAAATCATCGACGGTAAAGCCAAACTAATAGACGTCACGAAAGAGCTAAACAACTCAAGGTGCCGTGACGACCGCCTTTACTACTTCGGTCTGGACGAGAAACCCTTCAACAGTAGCTCAGCACCGTCTCTGGCT CATTCGTCCAACAGCAGAGCTATTGTGGCTAACATGTCACAAAACAACTACCTCCTGGGTTACGCGGAGTCAACAGAAAAGATTGTTGTCAGTCCTTTCTTCTACAACCAACAGAAGGGAATGATTGCGAGCACAGTGCGTGCGGTTCTGACTGAACACTTCCGCCTCCGCAAGGTAGCCCAAGCTCCTACCCCGGAATGCCGCACCGGAGGTCTCCTGTACAGCCACGTTGACTCTTCTGAGGGCAGAGCTCATCTTACTGAGTCTGGCAGCGTAGAAGATCGTGAACAACAGTCAGACGAAGCACTAGAAAGTTCAGAAAGTGCCGCAGCTAGTTACGAGGCGCCGAGGAGATACCGGCGAGCAGTTAGTCCATACCAACAACATCTGCCAGAGCCTGAAATGAAAAAGCCACCACACCACCCGTATGAGGCTCTTTTCGTGGCTGTAGGAGGTAAATCTGTACTCTATGACCGACAAGTAAATGCCTCTCGCGTAGCTATTTCATTGGCCAGAGATATTGGCGAAGCACTCTACGACCCACTCTTGATTGCACCAAAAGAAGCCTTATCAAAATTCCCGCTATTGATAAGCCTTCTCCGAGTATTCGACGAGATCAGTCTTAAACGCATTACTGAAAAGCTATACAGTGAACAGTCACCAGAAAACCCAAGCTCGGAGTATGCATG GAGAGCGTACTATATGGCTCTCGCACAAGCTGGTACTGGCCCTGCTCTCCTGAATCTCATCCAGATCATCAATGAAGACATGATCAGTGGAAAAGCCGCCGCCGAAGCTTTTGCATACATCCCTGAAGCAGCTCGTACACCTATTCCGGGATACGTCAAGCAGGTCTTC AAATTTGCCACCCGAGATGCATCTGACAAGTACCCGCTGAACATCACTGCAATACTGGCCGCCACTGAACTCATCCATTTGGCCCAAGTGAGCAATGTATCCAATTCACGCTACCCGCAAGATAACTATGAAGACTTGCTGGGTGAATATAACCCCGAATACGTGAAACAGTTGGAAGACAAGCTGAGGCGCGCTGTAGAAGACGCTTACAGCCCGAATATTCAACTGTACATCAGGGCCCTCGGCAACATTGGACATCCAGACATCGTGAAAGTCTTTAAGCCTTACTTGGAAGGACGCAGACCCGTTTCTACCTTCCAGCGATTTATGATGGTCATGTCACTGGACAAACTTGCCGAAGCTTATCCAGAGATAGCGCAGAACGTATTCCTGCAGCTCTTCCAGAACACTGGAGAAACGCACGAGATCAGATGTGCTTCGGCTCTGTTGTTGATGGCGACGAACCCACCAGCTAGCGTCCTGCAGAAACTGGCTCATTTCTCAAACCTCGACCATAACACACAGGTGAAAGCAGCAGTCAAGAGCATAATACAGTCAGCCGTCAGCCTACTTCGGCCCGAGGATTCTGAGCT TGCTGTGGCTGCCAAATCTGCCCTTAATTTGTTGACAACGGAAGAATACGGACTGGACAAGTCCTTTGGAGATATCAGCAGCGCCGTTGTTGAGGACTTCGACTTGGCATACAAGCAATTATCGGCATTTATTGGCAGCGTGGACAGTTACGTACACAGTGCGGCTTCAGTGAAACTTCAGAAGTTCCACGGCCCGCTCATCAGTCACCGTTCAGAG GCAACCTCGATGGTCAGCAGCGTTCGGCAGCTGGTAAGCGTTTTACTAAATCAGACGAGCGAATCCGAACCTTCATCGGCCAGCGACCCTGCAAGAAAGCTAAATATACAGAGAAACGTCAGCGAACCTCTCGAGGGCAACATCCTTCTCGATCTTTTTGCATCGAAATCATTTGTAGCGTTCGACAACACCACCATTGACTTGCTTAAAGAAT TTATCCAGGACGAGCTCCAAGACCTACGCGTTGGCAACAGCTACAACAAAACAATTCTGGCGAACTCAGCATCGGCCAGCATAGGTCTTCCTTCAATACTGGGTTTGCCATGCAATATAAAATTCGACGCCCCTGCATTAGTTTCGATTCAGGTAAATGCGACGGCTGAGATTCACCCAGACATTGAGAAGCTCTTGTCGGATCCCCAACAGCGTCTCCAGTCCCTAAGTGTGAAGTCTGAAATCCAGGCCAC GTACGCTTCACAAATGAGCTCCAAGATCAATATCATCTTCCCACTCGAGAAGAAAGTGTACGAGTCATCGCTCGTGCAGAATCTACAGGTTTACGTTCCGGTGAAGTTGCATATTTCCCACAATCTGCCGCAGAATCTTACGACGATTAAGGTCCAGCCTTTAGACAAGAACCAAAAATACCCACTTGTCCGCGCGAGCCGCGCGCCTACCACCGCTGTGTGGCCGGCGATCCCACTCATCAACGCCGGTGAAAACCGCCGCATCGTGCACGTGAGGCCGCTGGTGCAG GCTCAGCGCGTGTTTGGTAAGGACTCAACTGGCATGGCCTTCATCGTAGACTACAAGTCTGAAGCCGAATTCATTGACAGGAAGGCTGCAGCCGATCACGCAAAGAAATTCGACGTTTTGTCGAGTGTATACTTCCCATGGGCTTCGGATGAAATTTATTACTACAACCACACACTCTACTACGCACCAGAAGAATCGTCGGCCAAGGACGTTACGATACAAATTAGAGCTC TCAAGAAGGAGTACACGAAATACTTTCCGGGCCCGGAGAGCAGGAGTGACGAGCAGTCTTTGGAGTCAGATGATGAAGAGGAGCCACGAAGCTACAGGTCCATGCAGAGACGTCATCCAAAATTCCATCACAAGAGGGCAGCTGATTCTTCTGACGAGGACTCTTATGAACAGCTTGTGAATCAAATGAAGAACAGGAAGCTTGCCAACGCCGATTTGTTTGTAAAACCGCTGGAACAGAGTCTGGAATCCTTTGAAAAGGGCATTTTAGAAC GTGGAACAACTTACATCCTTGAAATGAGAGTGATGTTCCAACAGCCTCGTGGTGGAGACTACCGTTTGTCACTGATGCACTCTCGTAACACTCTCAGATCTGTTACATTATCAGACGCGGAATGGTGGTCCAAACCAGCAAGAGGACGCATTTACCAG GCGTCTGCTGAAGCGATTGGTTTATTCCCACTGTTGCCCGAAATGAACTTCGAAAAGGCGTATAATTCCAACCCTAACTCAACTATATCATTTTCGTATCTCTCAGAATATGAAGGTGCCAAGAAGTCGCACATCTTTGCACAG ctCAAAGCAGGGCGCAGCGAAAGGTTGAAGGTACAGATCGGCAAGAGTGACATCGCCAAGAAATGTCGTGAACAAATGCGAGAAGGAAACAACATTTTGTACGCATGCCGAAACGCCACAGAGGAGTCAGGATTGCTCGACTACTTTTCCGTTAAGGGAAGCTTCAACGACTTGTCTCTGGAATTCATTAACAGCACTTACCAAGTATACTCATATGCCAGGCACCTATTGTACCCGTTCATTTATGAAAAACCGGATCTGAGAGCTGCCCACCAGGTgacgagcggcaaatttgacgggCATCTGTGGTTCTCCCCGAAATGGGATTCTTTCAACGCCTCCCTGAACGTACCAGCCCTGTCGACGAACTTCACTAACGTCAGAGGATGGCCAAAAGGCAAAGTCCAACTGTGGCTGCCGCATCCATCACGACACGTTGCTGAGAAGCTCTCCAGAGGATACCAACATCGTTACGTCGCTC CTGCATGTTCCTTGGACAAGCGCAACATGACAACATTCGACAACCTGACTATACCGCTCGAGTTGCCCGAATGTTGGACTCTGATTTTGTCGCTTGTACCGAAACCAGTCTATGACGAAGAATTAAGCTACGTAAACGTCAGTGTTCTCGCAATGCAGGAACAGTCAGGCGCAAGG AAATTCAAGATACAAGTCGGAAAACACTATATTGAGCAAGTTTCAACGAAGTACATTGTAGTAGACCGCATGAAGCATAACCTACGTTCTGATGAAACAACGCACGTGAATGTGGATGGAGCAGTGTTCGCAGTGGGTGCGCTCCTACCCAGTGGCAGCAGCTGGCTGTCCGTGCCGCTGTACGGCCTAAGTCTGCACTACGATGGAGAACGCGCCCTCTTGCTGGTCAACGAGACCTACAAGGACTCTGCCAGAGGCCTTTGCGGTACCTACGATGGCGAAACGGTGACCGACTTGACCACCCCCGAGAACTGTATCTTGAAGGACCCCCGCCATTTCGTCGCACGCTACGTCATTCCGGAGACCTGCCAAATCGACAGTGTCAAGCGCTTGCAGTCAGAGGCGAATAACGTTCCCTGCTACCCGCACGAAGTCTTTCCGGCTGACAACATCATCGCCAGGCAATATCCCAGCCCTTACAGAGCTGCTGCACGTAGCGTGGACAGTGACGAATCATCCTCTAGCGACGAAGAATCTGATTCTCGTGAATCGCGCAACTACAAGTCTCCGGGCAACCTCCGTCCGGTGAAGGTCGTCAAGGCACTGGAGCACGCGGGCAAGCTGGCATTCAGCGTTGAGAAGGTTAAACAGTGCTTGCCGCCTCTAGTGGCTGACAAGGTGGAGTGGAGGAAAGTCCCATACCACTTCATCAACAAAACCTCTGCTGGCCTCCACTGGTTCCAACAAGTGAAGAAGTCGCCACAGAACTTCGATTTCAGCCAGAAGTCGAAGAACGCCGAAATACGCACCGAAGTCCACTTGTCATGCAGACAACCATGA
- the LOC126298904 gene encoding vitellogenin-1-like isoform X2: MWAVILLGLLVGATASEQPSLWKPGYEYVYNVTATSLTALNQLANQWSGLTYNVTLVARPRSPRELQLRIYNAIYSRIHANLSGGFDNPIPEEYLHWKPLRLSKAPFDVLYKDGEIVDMLVDCSLTDAEVNQLKALASMFQVDIDPEKGSIFKKYEQTVTGDCMTQYARTQIPRYFLQSEQKIDLPEIIDGKAKLIDVTKELNNSRCRDDRLYYFGLDEKPFNSSSAPSLAHSSNSRAIVANMSQNNYLLGYAESTEKIVVSPFFYNQQKGMIASTVRAVLTEHFRLRKVAQAPTPECRTGGLLYSHVDSSEGRAHLTESGSVEDREQQSDEALESSESAAASYEAPRRYRRAVSPYQQHLPEPEMKKPPHHPYEALFVAVGGKSVLYDRQVNASRVAISLARDIGEALYDPLLIAPKEALSKFPLLISLLRVFDEISLKRITEKLYSEQSPENPSSEYAWRAYYMALAQAGTGPALLNLIQIINEDMISGKAAAEAFAYIPEAARTPIPGYVKQVFKFATRDASDKYPLNITAILAATELIHLAQVSNVSNSRYPQDNYEDLLGEYNPEYVKQLEDKLRRAVEDAYSPNIQLYIRALGNIGHPDIVKVFKPYLEGRRPVSTFQRFMMVMSLDKLAEAYPEIAQNVFLQLFQNTGETHEIRCASALLLMATNPPASVLQKLAHFSNLDHNTQVKAAVKSIIQSAVSLLRPEDSELAVAAKSALNLLTTEEYGLDKSFGDISSAVVEDFDLAYKQLSAFIGSVDSYVHSAASVKLQKFHGPLISHRSEATSMVSSVRQLVSVLLNQTSESEPSSASDPARKLNIQRNVSEPLEGNILLDLFASKSFVAFDNTTIDLLKEFIQDELQDLRVGNSYNKTILANSASASIGLPSILGLPCNIKFDAPALVSIQVNATAEIHPDIEKLLSDPQQRLQSLSVKSEIQATYASQMSSKINIIFPLEKKVYESSLVQNLQVYVPVKLHISHNLPQNLTTIKVQPLDKNQKYPLVRASRAPTTAVWPAIPLINAGENRRIVHVRPLAQRVFGKDSTGMAFIVDYKSEAEFIDRKAAADHAKKFDVLSSVYFPWASDEIYYYNHTLYYAPEESSAKDVTIQIRALKKEYTKYFPGPESRSDEQSLESDDEEEPRSYRSMQRRHPKFHHKRAADSSDEDSYEQLVNQMKNRKLANADLFVKPLEQSLESFEKGILERGTTYILEMRVMFQQPRGGDYRLSLMHSRNTLRSVTLSDAEWWSKPARGRIYQASAEAIGLFPLLPEMNFEKAYNSNPNSTISFSYLSEYEGAKKSHIFAQLKAGRSERLKVQIGKSDIAKKCREQMREGNNILYACRNATEESGLLDYFSVKGSFNDLSLEFINSTYQVYSYARHLLYPFIYEKPDLRAAHQVTSGKFDGHLWFSPKWDSFNASLNVPALSTNFTNVRGWPKGKVQLWLPHPSRHVAEKLSRGYQHRYVAPACSLDKRNMTTFDNLTIPLELPECWTLILSLVPKPVYDEELSYVNVSVLAMQEQSGARKFKIQVGKHYIEQVSTKYIVVDRMKHNLRSDETTHVNVDGAVFAVGALLPSGSSWLSVPLYGLSLHYDGERALLLVNETYKDSARGLCGTYDGETVTDLTTPENCILKDPRHFVARYVIPETCQIDSVKRLQSEANNVPCYPHEVFPADNIIARQYPSPYRAAARSVDSDESSSSDEESDSRESRNYKSPGNLRPVKVVKALEHAGKLAFSVEKVKQCLPPLVADKVEWRKVPYHFINKTSAGLHWFQQVKKSPQNFDFSQKSKNAEIRTEVHLSCRQP, encoded by the exons ATGTGGGCCGTGATCCTCTTGGGGCTCCTCG tcgGGGCAACTGCGTCCGAACAGCCAAGCC TATGGAAACCGGGATATGAATACGTGTACAACGTTACTGCCACAAGTTTGACCGCACTAAACCAGCTAGCAAACCAATGGAGTGGTCTAACCTACAATGTAACCCTGGTTGCCAGGCCGAGATCGCCGAGAGAGCTTCAGCTGCGG ATATACAACGCAATCTACAGCAGAATTCATGCAAATCTGTCTGGAGGATTTGACAATCCTATCCCAGAAGAATATTTGCATTGGAAGCCTCTGAGGCTATCGAAGGCTCCTTTCGACGTGCTCTACAAGGATGGAGAG ATCGTCGATATGCTCGTCGACTGTTCGCTCACTGATGCAGAAGTTAATCAGCTGAAAGCTCTAGCCAGTATGTTCCAAGTAGACATCGATCCAGAGAAAGGGTCGATATTTAAGAAGTACGAG CAAACTGTAACTGGAGACTGTATGACTCAATATGCCAGAACTCAGATTCCGAGGTACTTCCTCCAGAGTGAACAAAAGATTGATCTGCCCGAAATCATCGACGGTAAAGCCAAACTAATAGACGTCACGAAAGAGCTAAACAACTCAAGGTGCCGTGACGACCGCCTTTACTACTTCGGTCTGGACGAGAAACCCTTCAACAGTAGCTCAGCACCGTCTCTGGCT CATTCGTCCAACAGCAGAGCTATTGTGGCTAACATGTCACAAAACAACTACCTCCTGGGTTACGCGGAGTCAACAGAAAAGATTGTTGTCAGTCCTTTCTTCTACAACCAACAGAAGGGAATGATTGCGAGCACAGTGCGTGCGGTTCTGACTGAACACTTCCGCCTCCGCAAGGTAGCCCAAGCTCCTACCCCGGAATGCCGCACCGGAGGTCTCCTGTACAGCCACGTTGACTCTTCTGAGGGCAGAGCTCATCTTACTGAGTCTGGCAGCGTAGAAGATCGTGAACAACAGTCAGACGAAGCACTAGAAAGTTCAGAAAGTGCCGCAGCTAGTTACGAGGCGCCGAGGAGATACCGGCGAGCAGTTAGTCCATACCAACAACATCTGCCAGAGCCTGAAATGAAAAAGCCACCACACCACCCGTATGAGGCTCTTTTCGTGGCTGTAGGAGGTAAATCTGTACTCTATGACCGACAAGTAAATGCCTCTCGCGTAGCTATTTCATTGGCCAGAGATATTGGCGAAGCACTCTACGACCCACTCTTGATTGCACCAAAAGAAGCCTTATCAAAATTCCCGCTATTGATAAGCCTTCTCCGAGTATTCGACGAGATCAGTCTTAAACGCATTACTGAAAAGCTATACAGTGAACAGTCACCAGAAAACCCAAGCTCGGAGTATGCATG GAGAGCGTACTATATGGCTCTCGCACAAGCTGGTACTGGCCCTGCTCTCCTGAATCTCATCCAGATCATCAATGAAGACATGATCAGTGGAAAAGCCGCCGCCGAAGCTTTTGCATACATCCCTGAAGCAGCTCGTACACCTATTCCGGGATACGTCAAGCAGGTCTTC AAATTTGCCACCCGAGATGCATCTGACAAGTACCCGCTGAACATCACTGCAATACTGGCCGCCACTGAACTCATCCATTTGGCCCAAGTGAGCAATGTATCCAATTCACGCTACCCGCAAGATAACTATGAAGACTTGCTGGGTGAATATAACCCCGAATACGTGAAACAGTTGGAAGACAAGCTGAGGCGCGCTGTAGAAGACGCTTACAGCCCGAATATTCAACTGTACATCAGGGCCCTCGGCAACATTGGACATCCAGACATCGTGAAAGTCTTTAAGCCTTACTTGGAAGGACGCAGACCCGTTTCTACCTTCCAGCGATTTATGATGGTCATGTCACTGGACAAACTTGCCGAAGCTTATCCAGAGATAGCGCAGAACGTATTCCTGCAGCTCTTCCAGAACACTGGAGAAACGCACGAGATCAGATGTGCTTCGGCTCTGTTGTTGATGGCGACGAACCCACCAGCTAGCGTCCTGCAGAAACTGGCTCATTTCTCAAACCTCGACCATAACACACAGGTGAAAGCAGCAGTCAAGAGCATAATACAGTCAGCCGTCAGCCTACTTCGGCCCGAGGATTCTGAGCT TGCTGTGGCTGCCAAATCTGCCCTTAATTTGTTGACAACGGAAGAATACGGACTGGACAAGTCCTTTGGAGATATCAGCAGCGCCGTTGTTGAGGACTTCGACTTGGCATACAAGCAATTATCGGCATTTATTGGCAGCGTGGACAGTTACGTACACAGTGCGGCTTCAGTGAAACTTCAGAAGTTCCACGGCCCGCTCATCAGTCACCGTTCAGAG GCAACCTCGATGGTCAGCAGCGTTCGGCAGCTGGTAAGCGTTTTACTAAATCAGACGAGCGAATCCGAACCTTCATCGGCCAGCGACCCTGCAAGAAAGCTAAATATACAGAGAAACGTCAGCGAACCTCTCGAGGGCAACATCCTTCTCGATCTTTTTGCATCGAAATCATTTGTAGCGTTCGACAACACCACCATTGACTTGCTTAAAGAAT TTATCCAGGACGAGCTCCAAGACCTACGCGTTGGCAACAGCTACAACAAAACAATTCTGGCGAACTCAGCATCGGCCAGCATAGGTCTTCCTTCAATACTGGGTTTGCCATGCAATATAAAATTCGACGCCCCTGCATTAGTTTCGATTCAGGTAAATGCGACGGCTGAGATTCACCCAGACATTGAGAAGCTCTTGTCGGATCCCCAACAGCGTCTCCAGTCCCTAAGTGTGAAGTCTGAAATCCAGGCCAC GTACGCTTCACAAATGAGCTCCAAGATCAATATCATCTTCCCACTCGAGAAGAAAGTGTACGAGTCATCGCTCGTGCAGAATCTACAGGTTTACGTTCCGGTGAAGTTGCATATTTCCCACAATCTGCCGCAGAATCTTACGACGATTAAGGTCCAGCCTTTAGACAAGAACCAAAAATACCCACTTGTCCGCGCGAGCCGCGCGCCTACCACCGCTGTGTGGCCGGCGATCCCACTCATCAACGCCGGTGAAAACCGCCGCATCGTGCACGTGAGGCCGCTG GCTCAGCGCGTGTTTGGTAAGGACTCAACTGGCATGGCCTTCATCGTAGACTACAAGTCTGAAGCCGAATTCATTGACAGGAAGGCTGCAGCCGATCACGCAAAGAAATTCGACGTTTTGTCGAGTGTATACTTCCCATGGGCTTCGGATGAAATTTATTACTACAACCACACACTCTACTACGCACCAGAAGAATCGTCGGCCAAGGACGTTACGATACAAATTAGAGCTC TCAAGAAGGAGTACACGAAATACTTTCCGGGCCCGGAGAGCAGGAGTGACGAGCAGTCTTTGGAGTCAGATGATGAAGAGGAGCCACGAAGCTACAGGTCCATGCAGAGACGTCATCCAAAATTCCATCACAAGAGGGCAGCTGATTCTTCTGACGAGGACTCTTATGAACAGCTTGTGAATCAAATGAAGAACAGGAAGCTTGCCAACGCCGATTTGTTTGTAAAACCGCTGGAACAGAGTCTGGAATCCTTTGAAAAGGGCATTTTAGAAC GTGGAACAACTTACATCCTTGAAATGAGAGTGATGTTCCAACAGCCTCGTGGTGGAGACTACCGTTTGTCACTGATGCACTCTCGTAACACTCTCAGATCTGTTACATTATCAGACGCGGAATGGTGGTCCAAACCAGCAAGAGGACGCATTTACCAG GCGTCTGCTGAAGCGATTGGTTTATTCCCACTGTTGCCCGAAATGAACTTCGAAAAGGCGTATAATTCCAACCCTAACTCAACTATATCATTTTCGTATCTCTCAGAATATGAAGGTGCCAAGAAGTCGCACATCTTTGCACAG ctCAAAGCAGGGCGCAGCGAAAGGTTGAAGGTACAGATCGGCAAGAGTGACATCGCCAAGAAATGTCGTGAACAAATGCGAGAAGGAAACAACATTTTGTACGCATGCCGAAACGCCACAGAGGAGTCAGGATTGCTCGACTACTTTTCCGTTAAGGGAAGCTTCAACGACTTGTCTCTGGAATTCATTAACAGCACTTACCAAGTATACTCATATGCCAGGCACCTATTGTACCCGTTCATTTATGAAAAACCGGATCTGAGAGCTGCCCACCAGGTgacgagcggcaaatttgacgggCATCTGTGGTTCTCCCCGAAATGGGATTCTTTCAACGCCTCCCTGAACGTACCAGCCCTGTCGACGAACTTCACTAACGTCAGAGGATGGCCAAAAGGCAAAGTCCAACTGTGGCTGCCGCATCCATCACGACACGTTGCTGAGAAGCTCTCCAGAGGATACCAACATCGTTACGTCGCTC CTGCATGTTCCTTGGACAAGCGCAACATGACAACATTCGACAACCTGACTATACCGCTCGAGTTGCCCGAATGTTGGACTCTGATTTTGTCGCTTGTACCGAAACCAGTCTATGACGAAGAATTAAGCTACGTAAACGTCAGTGTTCTCGCAATGCAGGAACAGTCAGGCGCAAGG AAATTCAAGATACAAGTCGGAAAACACTATATTGAGCAAGTTTCAACGAAGTACATTGTAGTAGACCGCATGAAGCATAACCTACGTTCTGATGAAACAACGCACGTGAATGTGGATGGAGCAGTGTTCGCAGTGGGTGCGCTCCTACCCAGTGGCAGCAGCTGGCTGTCCGTGCCGCTGTACGGCCTAAGTCTGCACTACGATGGAGAACGCGCCCTCTTGCTGGTCAACGAGACCTACAAGGACTCTGCCAGAGGCCTTTGCGGTACCTACGATGGCGAAACGGTGACCGACTTGACCACCCCCGAGAACTGTATCTTGAAGGACCCCCGCCATTTCGTCGCACGCTACGTCATTCCGGAGACCTGCCAAATCGACAGTGTCAAGCGCTTGCAGTCAGAGGCGAATAACGTTCCCTGCTACCCGCACGAAGTCTTTCCGGCTGACAACATCATCGCCAGGCAATATCCCAGCCCTTACAGAGCTGCTGCACGTAGCGTGGACAGTGACGAATCATCCTCTAGCGACGAAGAATCTGATTCTCGTGAATCGCGCAACTACAAGTCTCCGGGCAACCTCCGTCCGGTGAAGGTCGTCAAGGCACTGGAGCACGCGGGCAAGCTGGCATTCAGCGTTGAGAAGGTTAAACAGTGCTTGCCGCCTCTAGTGGCTGACAAGGTGGAGTGGAGGAAAGTCCCATACCACTTCATCAACAAAACCTCTGCTGGCCTCCACTGGTTCCAACAAGTGAAGAAGTCGCCACAGAACTTCGATTTCAGCCAGAAGTCGAAGAACGCCGAAATACGCACCGAAGTCCACTTGTCATGCAGACAACCATGA